The region CGAGAAGTTGCTCATTAGATGTTCTGTTTCAGTGAGCAGAAATAGAACTAGTGACTACTGGGCTACTTCtcactcagtaccctgttgggtgccTTGTTTCTACAGGCCAATAGTTGCCTGTATTCgctcgtttgagtgatcattctgGCAAATATTGTCCTGTGTAGAAGCACCCTTACACTTTGTTGCAGtaaatacatacatactgtacaaTGTAACCTGCAACAGAATTCCATTGTCTTTTTTAACCCATTCTTTGTATTTCACATATAACCAGAACAATTAATGCTGTAGCAGATCCGGTTTATTTACTGGGCTCCTACCATCACTTAGAAACACTTCCTACGGACGATGTTTGGTCCTATTTCTTGGAATTCTGACTTCGTTACCCACATTTGCTGGAAAGTGGAGAGCGATGAAACAATGGATCCTCCCATCCATGCAGCAAGCATCGGTTCAGGGGGAGCTGAGACTTTCACATGACAGTCGGCAGGAACCATACTTGTAAGTTCTTTGGTCAGTCTCAAATTAATTCCGGTAAAAAGACTCGACCCTCCGGACAAAAGAATATTGGAGTATAAGGTTCTCCGGAGATCAATATCACACTTTGTGATTGTGTGGAAGAGGAGTGTGTCAATACCTGGAGCTTCCATGCCAATGTTATCGGGCGCAAAGAGAGCTTCAGGGCATCGAAACCTCTGGTTGTGAACTTTAATTACATTTCCATCAGGAAGTTTGTATTCGTCTTCCACTTCTTGCGGATTTTTTCTCAGTTCTGCATCTATATCCTCAGCTACATAGCACAGCTTCTCCTTGATGTCTTTTACAATCTCCATTTCTGCTGAAGTGACTAAAGAGATGCCTCTTTCCCTCAACAACCTCATGAGATATTCGGTGAGATCATGTCCTGCAAGATCGAGTCTTAACACTGCATGCGGGATACAGTATCCCTCATATACGGGCACAGAATGTGTCACGCCGTGTCCAATATCCAGCACACATCCAGTTACCTTGCCGGCACAATAAAGAGCCAATACAC is a window of Eleutherodactylus coqui strain aEleCoq1 chromosome 4, aEleCoq1.hap1, whole genome shotgun sequence DNA encoding:
- the LOC136624618 gene encoding actin-like, with protein sequence MAEFHPAVVIDNGSGLIKIGTSGNKEPCFIYPNTIGRAKAMSVMIGAGQKDYFVGEEAQSRRGILSLKYPVERGVITSWEDLELIWKHSYYCHLKINPSERPVLITEPPLNPLSNRKRMAQVFFEKFDVPAIYVATQGVLALYCAGKVTGCVLDIGHGVTHSVPVYEGYCIPHAVLRLDLAGHDLTEYLMRLLRERGISLVTSAEMEIVKDIKEKLCYVAEDIDAELRKNPQEVEDEYKLPDGNVIKVHNQRFRCPEALFAPDNIGMEAPGIDTLLFHTITKCDIDLRRTLYSNILLSGGSSLFTGINLRLTKELTSMVPADCHVKVSAPPEPMLAAWMGGSIVSSLSTFQQMWVTKSEFQEIGPNIVRRKCF